The window ATATCACCAAGTGTATTAAATAATCCTTGTCTAGCAAAGTCGGTTAAGGGTCTAGTACCCTGGTTGGCTACTTTTAGATTTAGCCCCCTATAGTCTCCAGTATGGACTCTTGGCATTATTCTCTGCTTTCAAGTAAAGCAAA of the Candidatus Saccharibacteria bacterium genome contains:
- a CDS encoding RsmD family RNA methyltransferase, whose product is MPRVHTGDYRGLNLKVANQGTRPLTDFARQGLFNTLGD